The genomic window TGCGAAATGCCGAAAGGGTGTTTTCCGGGGCCACCTTGGAGTCACCGCGGTGGGCGATGACGGTGATCCGTGGTGCGGCGTTGCAGGCACAGCAGGAGCAGAGGGACAAGAGCACGATATGGAAGGACCGTTTGGGTGGTTTCATGGGGCGTATAGTAACGCGACCGGTGCACGCAGTTCAAGGTGGTCTTGATTTGTCCTCGTTGAGCGGTTAGGCAGGGTGCAGGTGTCGTTGGCGGGTGATGGGTTTGGGGAGCGAGGTTCCTTCCGGGCTCGGGAGGGAGTTTGGCAGGGAGGTGTGGACATGCCGTTGACCCGATGGTTCGTGGCGGGCTGGCTTCTGGCCGGGCTGGTCGGTTGTGCCGGTGTCGGGCAGAGGGCGGCGGGGCTGAAGATCTACATCATCACCGACCTGGAGGGTGCCAGCGGGGTCTACAAGTTCGCCCAGACGCGGGAGGTCACTGACCCGCTGTATGAGCAGGCCAAGGAGTACCTGATGGGTGACATTGCGGCGGTGGTCCGCGGGTTGCGGGACGCGGGTGCGACGGAGATCGTGGTTCTTGACGGGCACGGCAGTCAGGCGTTTGTTCCGCATCTGATGGAGCCGGGGGCGAAGTACATCACCGGTCTGCCTCGGCCGGAGAGGCACTGGGGGCTGGATACGGAGGTTCGGGGGCTGGTTCAGTTGGGGGCACACGCGATGATGGGCACACCGAACGCGGTGCTGCATCACACCCAATCGTCGCGTGGCGAGAATCGCTACTGGTACAACGGGGTCGAGTGCGGCGAACTGGTTCAGTGCGCGGCGATCGCGGGGCACTATGGTGTGCCGACGATCCTGGTGACCGGTGACGAGGCCACCTGCCGGGAAGCCCGGCATTTTTTTGGAGACCCCTGTGTCACGGTGGCGGTCAAGCGGGGACTGAGTCGCGAGGCGGCGGTTCTGTATCCCTTTGTGGAGACCCGGCAAGCCCTGTACGAAGGTGGGAAGCGTGCGGTGGCGGCCATTCCGCGATGCAAGCCGTACCGGCTGGCCACGCCGATCCAAGCCAAGAAGCAGTACCTGCAGCCAGCCAAGCCGGCGTCACCGGGGGCTGTCGCGGGCCCGGGGAAGTTGACCACGAAGGAAGGTGTGATCGAGGATGTCTTGAAGCTGTTGGACTTTTGAGCCCGCCGAGCGGGGGCAGGCTCTGGATGTTCGGGACCGGTGGCGGTGGTCGGCGGTCCCATCAGGAACGGTCATGCGAACTCACGCTATCGGCCGGGTGAGAGGATTCGTTTCCGCAGTCGCGGTCTTTGGGTGTGCCAGCTCCGTGGCGGCGCAGATGCCCGATCCCCCGGGTCAGGTGAAGGGTGACCAGAGACCCCGGCATGAGGCTTATCTCTTTGCCCACATGATGGACGGCGACTACTGGCGGCTGCACTACAGTGTCAGCCTGGACGGTCTGCATTGGGAGAGGCTCAACGGTGGCAAGCGTGTTTTTGACGCGTACCGGGGGCATGCTGATATCTGTCGAGGGCACGATGGTCGGTACTACCTGGTGGGGAACCGCGGCGACGACCGGCCGGACATCAACTTCTGGGTCTCTGATGATCTGATCGCCTGGAAGAGGTACAGTGACTATGTTCCGGATCTCCGGAAGGTGCCGGATTATGCTCGGGCCATGCCTCGGATCGGGGCGCCGAAGTTGTTCTTTGATGAAGTGGGGGCGGAGTACCTGCTCACCTGGCACACGCCCCACGACATGGGCCAGACGGAGCTGCCCGAGCCTTACTGGGCCAGCCAGCGGACGCTCTGGGTCACCTCGAAGGACCTGAAGGTGTTTTCGGATCCGCCCCGGAAGCTGTTCTCGTGGGACATGGCCACGATTGACACGATTGTCCGGCGGGAGGCTGGCCGCTACTACGCGATCTTCAAGGACGAGCGATATCCGACGCTGGAATGGACGACGGGCAAGACGATCCGGATCTGCTGTTCGCCGAGCCTGCTGGGCCCGTACTCGGCGCCGGGGCTGCCGGTCAGTCCGGGCTTTCGGGAGGCTCCGACGCTGATTCCCTCGCCTGACGGCAAGGCGTGGTATCTGTACTATGAGCAGTACCCCGGCGTGGCGTATGGTCTCTCGGTCGGCGGGCGGCTGGAGGGGCCGTGGTTTCAGGCGGCGGGCGGCACGCGTCATCGGGACTGGAACAAGTACGTGATTCCACCGGGGGTTCGGCACGGTTCGATGATGCCTATCACCCGCAAGCAGTATGATGCTCTGGTGGTCGCGTTCGGGAAGGGCGAGCGAGGGGCGGGAGGGGTGCGATGAGCCTGTCCGACTCTCGCCGCCTGTGGTTGCCGATCGTCTTCCCTGCGGAGGGCTCTGAGATGTGCTGGCGGGCGAAGTGGCGTCTGGACGACTTGGCGTCGGGTCGTGAGTTGAGGAAGTTGACGTGGCCGCCGGCCGAGCGGTCGCAGGGTGAGGCCCGGCGTTGAGGGCTGGTTGGGCCGCGTCTTCTGGTTGGCGGGGTCACATGGCCGTCAGCCCTTGCCCGTATTCGACGATGAAGTTGGGGTTACCGAACCGCCTGAGGTAGTCCGCGTCGATCCAGACCGCGAAGGTGGTGACGTGTCGGATGCCGCGTTTGCGGTAGGCGGCGACGTCGGCGGCGAACACCTCTCGGCTCCATGGCAGCCTGACGGCGGGTCTTTTCCATTTTGAGAACAGGGACACATCGAGCCAGTACTCCAGCACCTGGGCGGTCTCCTTGGGGAACACTTTCAGATTCGCGTCGAGGGCGGGCAGTCCGTCGGCTTGCCTGGCGTCCTGTTTTTCGTAGGGGATGTCGTAACGTCGGTGGATTGGAGCGTACTCCAGAAAGAGTCCCTGGTCGGGTCTGATCTTCGTCGGTGGCGAGAGGGTGTTGTCATAGGCCAGGTGAGCGAGTTGGGCCTTGGGGTTGACGGTTCGGAGTGCCTTGCAGATCCGGTTTTCGACCACGACCGCCTGGTCGGTGGGCGAGAGTTCCCTGCAGTGTGGGCAAAGGCACCAGGGCAAGCCGTCGTCGCCCCAGTAGAAATACCGGCCGGTCGTGGGTTGAAGTGTCTTGGCGATGGTCAAGGCGTTCTCGGCGATGATGTCGAGTCCCTGCCTGGCGTGGGTACAGCAGTTAGCGTCGGGGGTGCGTTGGCCCTTTTCGTTCATGCGGAACAGGTTGGGCTCTTTGGCGAACAGGTTGCGCGGGAGCAGTTCCTTCATGGCGTGGAGCTCGTACTCGACTTGGAGATCGAGTTTGCGGCACTGTTCCAGGACCTGGCGGCCGGCGTCCGTTCTGACCCACTGGGCCACGATCTGGGGTGAGTGCTGATGGTGGAGGGCGATGGTGGTCAAACCGGCGTTTTTGGCTCGTTCCGGCCAGTCGGCGAGGGTGAAGTCTTCAGGCACGAGGACGACGCCGCGGGTGGCGAGGGGGCTTTTGGGGAACGACTGGGCCCTGGTGGAGGGGGTGGGGAGTGTCGACCAAGCTGCGCCGCTGAGACATGCCCACAGGAATCGTCTTCGACTGGTCATGGCTGGTTCTCTCCTGTCAATGCCCGGCCTGGGGATCGGTTTCTGGTTTGAGTTCCTGAATGGCCTGCATGAAGCGGGTGCTGAGCGCGGCGAGGGTTTCCTTGTCCGGTTTGGCGGTCTGCCAGGGGCTCAGGTCGATCGGTTTGCCGAAGCGCACGCGGGCGTGGTGGCGGCGGACGAAGGCCATCGCCACGCCTTTATCGTACCGGGTACCGGAGATGAAGGCGGGCACGACGGTCGCTCCGGTTCGCAGGGCGAAGAGGGCGGCGCCCTCCTTGGGGGCCACTTGTTCGCCTGGTCGGACGATGCGGCCCTCGATGAAGACGCCGAGCGGTTTACCTGCCTTGAGGTGTCTGAGGGCGGCCTTGGTTCCGGCGATGTCTTCGCCGTTGCGTTTGACCGGTACGCATTCGATCATATGAGTGAGGCGTCCGAACAGGGGGATGTTATGGTACTCTTCGGCGATCACGAAGCCGAGGACGCGATGGCTAACGCTGGCGATGAGGAGGAGCGGATCGTTGGATGCGGTGTGGTTGGCGATGACGATCACCGGGCCCTCGGCGGGCACGGTGCAGCGGCCCATGCGGCGGAGGCGGAACCACCACTTGCAGTAGAACTCGTTCAGGTTCCACCAGAATGCCACCTTTGGGTGGAAGGGGCTGGCCCGCAAGCGGACGGTGAGCGAGCCGATGGCGGTTGCCAGGACCACCAGGGCCACGGCGACCAGGATCCAGCCCACCCAGCGATCGATGTTCTGCCAACGAGGGATGCCCAGCAAGCCGGTGGCGAGGAGCAGCCCGGCCATGGTGACGAGATCGGTGATGCCGAAGAGTCGGCCGCGTAGGCGGTTGGGTACGATGCGCTGCATGAGGGCGTTGTAGCTGGCCATGACGCCGGTGGCGAAGATACCGGAGCAGATGACCGCGGCGCCGCCGAGATGATAGGCCGTTGTGGCCGAGATCGGCGCGAAGCAGCTGAATGCCAGGAGGCCGATGGAGGCGGCGGTCCCAGCGAGTGACCAGGTGATAGCGATCTCGCTACGGAGGGCTCCGCCGAGCATGGTGAGGATGATGGCCCCGGTGAGCATGCCCAGTCCCAGGCGGGCCTGGAATCCGCTGATTTCGGTGTAGTTAGGCCGGTGGAAGACGTCGCGGACGATGGCCGGCATTGTGCTGCGTACCAAGCCGCCGCAGCTCCAGACCACGACGGCCACGACGATGAGTTGGATGACGCGGCGGTGGCTGCGGACGTAGCGGATGATCTCGGCGAGGGCGGCGGGTCCGGCGCCGGCGTGATGCCGGTGGATTTCGCGGGCAGGCGGTCGAATCAAGGCAAGCAGGAGGGCGCTAGCGAGGAACGTGCCCGCGTCGACGTGGAAGGACACTTCGGCCCTGTAGTGATCGGCCAGGTAGCCGCCGATGAGGACGGCGATCATGGTGGAGATGACGCCCAGGCCGCTGGTCATGGCGTTTGCCCGGACGAGCTGGTCCTGGCGGATGAGGGTTGGCAGCAAGGCGGATCGGGATGGGGAGAAGAGGGCGGCGAAGATACCGACGATCAGCAGCGGCACGAACGCTCCGACCTCGGTGAAGCCGTGGGCCTCGCCCAGTCGCCCGAAGGCGGTGACCAGGTAGGCGAAGTTGAACATGAGTGCGGCCCGGACCAGATCGGCGAAGATCATGATTCCCCGGCGGGGCAGCCGGTCGGCGAGGAGGCCGGTGAACGGTCCGAGGACGAAGAAGGGGAGCATGAACATGAAGGTGATGAGGGCTTCGAGCTGGGTGAGGTTGGTCGCCTCGAGGGCTCCGAGCTTCTTGAGGAGGGCCATCTCGGAGATGTGGTCGCCCATGGCGCTGATGCCGTAGGCCGCCCATAGCAGCATGAAGCCGCGGTTGCGGAACAGGCCCGCTTCGGTTTCATGTTCTCGCGAACGACTCAGCGCAGGGGTGTCGGACATGGCCGTGGATTCTACGTGACGGACTGGGGAAACGCACCCTTTCAGGGGGGCTGATGCACGGGTCGGGGGGGTATGGTGGGTCATGGGTTGTGGATCGGAGTCTGAAGCGTGGGCGAGGGTGGGGGTGGCGACGGAGGAGGAGGGCGGCGGGGCAGACGTTCTCGCCGGCGTACGGCCGGGTGAACGTGGTTGTCAGGGGAAGACCAGTCGCAGAATGGTGTAGGCGACTGCTGCGGCGGTGATGGCGGCCAGGACGACGCGGGGCCAGAAGGGCTTGGCCTGTAACCTGGCGCAGGTGAACTCGACGGCCATCCACACCGGGGCCAGGAAGAGCAGCAGTGGTCGCGTGCAGGCCAGGAACACGGAGGCGGGCAGGATGATGCCGACGACGATCCAGGCGGTGTTCGAAGGCATGTGGAAGGGCTCGGCGTGCTTGAGCCGATTGGCCTGCCAAGTTTCCCGCGGCTTGAACAGCTCTCCGCACTCTGGGCAGCGTCGAGAAAGCAGGCCGGTCAGGTCGTAGCCACACTTGAGGCAACGGAGGTTCCATTCGGGCAGGATTGGTCCCCCGGGGTCGATTTGGGTGGGCGAGCCCACGCGGAGTTGGCCTCTGGGGTGTCCGGATCGGCTCATCCTGTCATTATGCCCGAAGGGTCCTAGGGGCGCCCAGCTATTGACGGGCGGGCGGATTTGGCTACGGTGTGGGGATTTGGCGTGGGCGGTGGCGAGCCTGCGATCTGTTACCTGCTGTGGTTTCGAGAGTTACGGTGTTGATCTGACCTCCGCGGGAGGGCCTTGAGGCCCGAAGACGGGGGGATCGTTTGGGGCGGCGAGTGCATGATTCTGACCCTGCAACGCTATGTCAGCCGTGAGCTGCTGAAGACCTTTGGGCTCACCGCCGTCGGGTTGACGTTGACGTTCAGCCTGTGCGGAGGGGTCATGAACATGATTCAGGCTGACGTGTTGAAGGCGGTGCAGGTGGCCAAGATTCTGGCTCTGGTGCTGCCGGTGGCGATGACGTTGACCTTGCCCGTCTCTGCCCTTTTTGCGTGTGCGATTGTGTACGGGCGGCTGGCGGCGGACCGCGAGTTCGATGCCTGCAAGGCGAGCGGCATCAACATTTTCCGGCTGCTGCTGCCGGCAGTCGGACTGAGCTTGTTCACGGGGGTCTTCACCTTTGCGTTCGCGAACTACCTGATCCCGAGGTTCATTGAGCAGTTGGACTCGATTGTGAAGGGGGACATGCAGAGGGTGGTGTACCAGGCGTTGAAGACCCGAGGGTACGGCAAGTTCGAGGGCTACTATCTACACGCTGACCAGACCCATCTGTTTGATGATGGGCCGGAGCTCAAGACTATTCTGATCAAGAATGCGGCGTTCGTTCAGTTTGAGCGGGACGAGCTGACCCGTTGCGGGACGGCCGAGACGGCCCAGTTTGACTTCTCGACCGATCCGGCGAGCAAGACCGCCACGCTTGGGGCGACGCTGAAGAAGGTACGGCTTCTGGATCTCAGTCGCGAGCAGTTGTTCGAGGACGAGGAACGGCCGTTCACGCCGGTGGGTCTCAGGACGGAGATGAAGCTGAATCCCAAGTGGCTGGATCTGTCGCAGCTCTGGTATTACCGGAAGCACCCCACCGAGCTGCCGACCGGTCGCAGTCGCATGCTCAAGTTGCGGGGTCTGGTGCGGGAGGCTCAGTTCTACCGATATGTCCGCGAGCAGATCGAGAGCCCGAAGAAGATGATCGAACTGAGGGATGATCGGCTTCGCTACCAGATCCGAGCTGGTGCGGTTCGGTTGGACAGCGAGAGTTTCCGGCCTGAGCTGTCGAAGGTTCAAGTGGTTGAGTACTACAAGAACGGGAAGCGTACCTACGACGCGGACACCTGCCGGATCGAGGCCACCCGGGGGGGATCGAGTGGCACGGTGCCTTACGCCTCGCTGACGCTGGGCGGGAAGGTGGTCATGGTGGACTCTTCCGATCCGAAGCACAGAATCGAGCGCCGCAAGTGGGATTTGGACAGGGTTGGTCTCAGCGAGTTGCTCGCGGTGTTACCGCCGTTGCCGGACGATCGGGCTCTGCTGGGCAACTACAGCACGCCGGCGAGCATGGAAGTGGATCTACCGTCTATGGGGCTGGGGAGCCGGGTGGATGACGCCCGCGAGGCGGATCGCAAGAATGTCTTTTCGGTTCGGCAGAATCTGACCGGTCTGGTGCACTCACGGCTGGCGTTCAGTACGAGCTCGCTGGTGATTCTGGTGCTGGCCGCGGCCCTGGGGGTCATCTTCCGCGGCGGGCAGATGCTGACCGCTTTCGTGATCAGTTTCATTCCCGGGTTGCTGGTGGTGGTCATGAACATCATGGGGCGGCAGCTCAGCGGCAACCCGGACACGTTTGTAGTCGGCTTGGGGGTGATCTGGGTGGGCATTGGGATTGTGGCCCTTGCTGATGTGGTGGTGCTGGCGAAGTACCTGAAGCGATGAAGGGCGACGGGGTTTTCGAAGGTTTGAGGATTCCGGGTTTTGCGGGCGTGAGGTCATCGCCCGGCCATTGGGAGAGTCAGAGATGGAACGTGGGCAGCGAGAAGCGGACCGCTGACCGCTGACAGGTTTTCTTATGCTTCGCACGCTGGACCGATACCTGCTGCGGTCTTTTGTCTCGAACTACGTCCTGTCGTTGTTCGTCCTGATCAGT from Phycisphaerae bacterium includes these protein-coding regions:
- a CDS encoding M55 family metallopeptidase: MPLTRWFVAGWLLAGLVGCAGVGQRAAGLKIYIITDLEGASGVYKFAQTREVTDPLYEQAKEYLMGDIAAVVRGLRDAGATEIVVLDGHGSQAFVPHLMEPGAKYITGLPRPERHWGLDTEVRGLVQLGAHAMMGTPNAVLHHTQSSRGENRYWYNGVECGELVQCAAIAGHYGVPTILVTGDEATCREARHFFGDPCVTVAVKRGLSREAAVLYPFVETRQALYEGGKRAVAAIPRCKPYRLATPIQAKKQYLQPAKPASPGAVAGPGKLTTKEGVIEDVLKLLDF
- a CDS encoding glycosyl hydrolase family 43, with the protein product MRTHAIGRVRGFVSAVAVFGCASSVAAQMPDPPGQVKGDQRPRHEAYLFAHMMDGDYWRLHYSVSLDGLHWERLNGGKRVFDAYRGHADICRGHDGRYYLVGNRGDDRPDINFWVSDDLIAWKRYSDYVPDLRKVPDYARAMPRIGAPKLFFDEVGAEYLLTWHTPHDMGQTELPEPYWASQRTLWVTSKDLKVFSDPPRKLFSWDMATIDTIVRREAGRYYAIFKDERYPTLEWTTGKTIRICCSPSLLGPYSAPGLPVSPGFREAPTLIPSPDGKAWYLYYEQYPGVAYGLSVGGRLEGPWFQAAGGTRHRDWNKYVIPPGVRHGSMMPITRKQYDALVVAFGKGERGAGGVR
- a CDS encoding DUF4838 domain-containing protein; protein product: MTSRRRFLWACLSGAAWSTLPTPSTRAQSFPKSPLATRGVVLVPEDFTLADWPERAKNAGLTTIALHHQHSPQIVAQWVRTDAGRQVLEQCRKLDLQVEYELHAMKELLPRNLFAKEPNLFRMNEKGQRTPDANCCTHARQGLDIIAENALTIAKTLQPTTGRYFYWGDDGLPWCLCPHCRELSPTDQAVVVENRICKALRTVNPKAQLAHLAYDNTLSPPTKIRPDQGLFLEYAPIHRRYDIPYEKQDARQADGLPALDANLKVFPKETAQVLEYWLDVSLFSKWKRPAVRLPWSREVFAADVAAYRKRGIRHVTTFAVWIDADYLRRFGNPNFIVEYGQGLTAM
- a CDS encoding MFS transporter; its protein translation is MSDTPALSRSREHETEAGLFRNRGFMLLWAAYGISAMGDHISEMALLKKLGALEATNLTQLEALITFMFMLPFFVLGPFTGLLADRLPRRGIMIFADLVRAALMFNFAYLVTAFGRLGEAHGFTEVGAFVPLLIVGIFAALFSPSRSALLPTLIRQDQLVRANAMTSGLGVISTMIAVLIGGYLADHYRAEVSFHVDAGTFLASALLLALIRPPAREIHRHHAGAGPAALAEIIRYVRSHRRVIQLIVVAVVVWSCGGLVRSTMPAIVRDVFHRPNYTEISGFQARLGLGMLTGAIILTMLGGALRSEIAITWSLAGTAASIGLLAFSCFAPISATTAYHLGGAAVICSGIFATGVMASYNALMQRIVPNRLRGRLFGITDLVTMAGLLLATGLLGIPRWQNIDRWVGWILVAVALVVLATAIGSLTVRLRASPFHPKVAFWWNLNEFYCKWWFRLRRMGRCTVPAEGPVIVIANHTASNDPLLLIASVSHRVLGFVIAEEYHNIPLFGRLTHMIECVPVKRNGEDIAGTKAALRHLKAGKPLGVFIEGRIVRPGEQVAPKEGAALFALRTGATVVPAFISGTRYDKGVAMAFVRRHHARVRFGKPIDLSPWQTAKPDKETLAALSTRFMQAIQELKPETDPQAGH
- a CDS encoding LptF/LptG family permease; this encodes MILTLQRYVSRELLKTFGLTAVGLTLTFSLCGGVMNMIQADVLKAVQVAKILALVLPVAMTLTLPVSALFACAIVYGRLAADREFDACKASGINIFRLLLPAVGLSLFTGVFTFAFANYLIPRFIEQLDSIVKGDMQRVVYQALKTRGYGKFEGYYLHADQTHLFDDGPELKTILIKNAAFVQFERDELTRCGTAETAQFDFSTDPASKTATLGATLKKVRLLDLSREQLFEDEERPFTPVGLRTEMKLNPKWLDLSQLWYYRKHPTELPTGRSRMLKLRGLVREAQFYRYVREQIESPKKMIELRDDRLRYQIRAGAVRLDSESFRPELSKVQVVEYYKNGKRTYDADTCRIEATRGGSSGTVPYASLTLGGKVVMVDSSDPKHRIERRKWDLDRVGLSELLAVLPPLPDDRALLGNYSTPASMEVDLPSMGLGSRVDDAREADRKNVFSVRQNLTGLVHSRLAFSTSSLVILVLAAALGVIFRGGQMLTAFVISFIPGLLVVVMNIMGRQLSGNPDTFVVGLGVIWVGIGIVALADVVVLAKYLKR